The nucleotide sequence gggcatgcctccatttccaaaaaaaatatgTTTCATTATGTGTGCCAGTTTTATACATAGTGAAGTTTCCTGACAGGCTTACAACACTGGAGAACACGATGCTGGACAATCCAGCCTATCTTCAAAGAGCATCAGCACCTTATTGTCTTCTTCAGGTTAATGCTATTAAACTATTTTAAATGTTTGAAGGCTAAATCCATGTATCTTGAAATTAGACGTGAGATCCATATATAACACCACATTCTGTCTTGAGGTGTGGAAAGTTATCACATTAATGTAAAAGCTCTAGATAGAAAAGATAACCTTGTCGATAACATGGAAGTTCATGttgatttttttgaaaaggggaagtTCATGTTGATGATATGTTACTATCTACTCCGTGAAAAGAAAAATTACAGTTGGTCTTGATTGAGAAATTTTTGTATTACAGAAAAGACTGATCAAGTAACAGAGCTTAAAGCCCTTTAGAGCGTATTGATTGGTGCAAATGCAGAGCCAGCCAAGCTATCATATCCATTTATAAAATGCATCACAAGAGATTTCTCTCAAGAGATCGGTCGTGGTGGGTTTGGAGTAGTTTACCTGGTATGATTTATTGATTGTGAAGCAACTGGTAACTGTACATGCATGTATTTTCCtactaaagaaaaattatcatgtTATTTATTAATTGCTAATTAATATGTAACTAAACAGGGTGATCTTGGTACTGGGAAGGTTGCTGTGAAGAGACTTTCCATAACAATGGGTTTTTCTGACACGCTCTTTGTAGATGAGATTAAGTGTTTAATAAGGACAGAACACCATAATATAGTGAGATTTCTAGGTTATTGTGCGGATACACACGGGGAATTGGTGCCATTCAATGGAAGCTATGTGCTAGCAGAGGTACCACAACGGTTGCTTTGCTTCGAGTATGTCCCTAATGGAAACCTTCAGAAGTATCTCAATGGTAAAGCTTGCatattttcttttgcttcttttcaGAAAAAATGTAACACCAATACAACTAGGAACACCACTCGTCGTTACAAGGATGAATCCAAATAATGGGACTATAAGCCCATTCCCCCAGCCGACTCAGCTAACTATGCTGGCTTCTGAAAGCTTCGAACTTTATGTACTGTATTCAATATGACATAAGTTCCTTAACTTATCTTTTTTTTTGTTTCACAACAAAACTGTACGTGATACCACTAAACATACATAGGAACCAAAATTTATAGTGTTAGTGATTTGACCCTAGGTGGTGGAGAAGTTTGTACATCCAATCCCCcataaactccccccccccccccccccccccacattaaAGCGTATTCCTAAGGACCTAGAATAAAACCTAGGTACGTTAACTTGTTTAATTTGGAGTGTTTTTTTCTATCAAAGTTCAGATGGGTTATTTTATGTCCAAGCATGACATGTGTGACCATAGTGCTAGAGTTATGTTGATGACTAGTTGCAACCATAACATTTGGGGTTGTTTTTTCTTTCCTTTCAATTATTAGTACTATAAATATCAGATGATGCACATTTTCGATGCTTCGTCCGACATTGGAACAGATTATCGTAATCTTGCACAATGattatctctactacttaaaaaggaTGTAAGGTTCCATGTTTCACTTTCTTCCCACCATACTTTCGTCCAACCTTACATGTATGATAATCAATcatcttaatttacttaccttctaaACCAATTCCACTTTAATTTTCTTACCAAATTACTCGTCAGACTATAAGGTAAATCGTGAGTAGGATTTAACAAACACTTATTTACACCATCACATTAATATGGGCAGGTAAAACCGAAGCtacgttgcaatgcacgggcattctcCTAGTAACTATAAATTTCAATAACGATCAACTGGACTTTTCTAGTCACATATACATCAAAATATAAAGTAATTAAACTTATAATTTTGCATCCGAATAtaaaggaagaaaatgatgggtatATATGAACCTTGTGATCCTAGCAATATACGATCAAAATATTCCAGCTTAATGTTGTCAATGTTCTACTTGTGGTTCCTCATTATCTTTTATTAAAGGTATATAGTCAATTTTCTGTAAAGAAATTCACGCAATACCAAAAATATGCATCAATTTGTTTCACTTTTTTGTTGTTGCAGATAAGTCGCATAAAGATGACTGGCAAATACGGTACCAAATGATTATGGGAATTTGTCATGGTTTGAACTATCTCCACAACCAACGTGTTAATCATTTAGATTTAAAACCCGACAATATTcttttggatgcatgtttggaacCAAAAATCACGGACTTCGGGATATCAAGATGCTTTGATGAAGGAATATCAAGAGTTTACACTAAAATCGTTCGTGGAACACCGTAAGATAAGCCTATCAAGATATGTTTTTCTTAATATTGAGTATGTTCAATTTGCTGTATCCAAGAATATTAAAATTGGTAATCATATTGCCTTGCAGGGGTTGTATTGCACCAGAGATCATTGACAGTGGAGAAATAACGTTCAAGTCAGACATTTATGGTTTGGATATCATAATCATAAAACTATTAACTGGGTGTAACAACTATGACTTTGAAAATGTAAGAACGTTCCACTCATCCATTTCAATTCATGTCTTTTAGGAAAACCAAATTTTGTAGTTCCATAATATATAAACAAAATACTAGCTTGAAGTCACACATTCAATTCAAGCAGCAATGAAGGTGTGGATGTTATGTGCGAAATTTGCTAATAGTCACAAGCAGTTTTAGAGCACTCTAAAACTCGAAATGCATGGCACGTTAAGTCATTTTGAATCAGTGACATTTTGTAGTGGCGATAAATTAGTTTGATACACAGAggattgcaaaaaaaaaacattcaGAATCTTCATTTGATATATAACATCGTGAAGGAACTTTACATGTTAGTTCTTGTATTTTGCCACATCCCAAAGGTAACAATGAGATTTCTCTTTAATTAATATCAAATATCAAAAGTGAAAACTTGGAGCACATGCATACCTCAATGTTCGTGTTTTGTTACTAAAACTGAAAATTTAGAGACGTGTGTCACTCAATATTACCAATAATGCTCAGAGTACTACTACCAGAAGTTATAAAAGCAACAAAGTTTATTTAAGGAGTATGTTTCAGTGTTAAAAATTATGTTGGAAGTCGCTAGATCATTATAGTGGGACCACTCGTCTTCATGAAATACATGCTCTAGATGATAGTGAGTTATACATTATGAAGTACATGTTACAATATATAGTTGACTAATACATTGCCAAGAATATTGTAAGGGAGGGCACATTTTCATGTATTACTATAGGTTCAACATATGGAAACTATTATGCTTATTGTATGTTTTGAATTTTGTAGTGGCATACATCTGTAGACATGGACGACGGCCCACAAGTAAAGACATGTGTTGAAATAGCTCAAACATGTGTGGCTTTTAACCAACATGATAGACCTGCAATTGGTGAGATCATGCAAAAGTTGGACAACATAGCGAGGTCGTGATTCAGAAAGATATCACTTACGTTATTCAAGATATAGAGATGTGATCATGTTCTAGTGAAAAAGAAAATAGAGATGTGATCATGTTCATGCAGGGATTTGTCTGGTGTATATATGCTTATTTATTTTGGTGCATGTGTGGGCATTCCATATACATGTGCTTTTCAACGAAAGGTAGACACACCTGACATATGTAACAGGATGGTCTACGCTTTTGTATGTGTCAAATTCGGCACTTCAATGATGTCCAAAGGCGGTACCAGTGGCTAGTTACACCGATTCATCACCAAAGAGATACTGATCCAAAAGGTTTAGGACATACATTTCTCAACTTAATCAAGAGTCGAGGAGGGTACTATGGACATTTTGAAATACCCTATAACCGTCGTACTTCTGGTGAGCTAATTACATTGTCACATAAATTGGTTGTACCGTCAGTGCCCTCGGCATGCTCACTAATACAGGTatatattttttctgttttttttggcGGCAACAGGGGTGGGTTGATCAACAATCTGCCACAAGAGGCATACGCCGGCATTTTTACGGTTACTCATAGCCACCAGTTCTAGGATCCTGCATGCAGGCACACATTCCGCAGATCCGCCGGCTGGTATCATCTCCAACAGAGTATAGCTTCAGGTTGCAGCTGGTACAATGTTAAGAACAATGCACACAGGTCAGTCGATGCTATCTGGTGTAGGTAACCTCAGCCTAGCAAAGGGGGCCATGACGGAAGTCATTGCCAGC is from Triticum aestivum cultivar Chinese Spring chromosome 3A, IWGSC CS RefSeq v2.1, whole genome shotgun sequence and encodes:
- the LOC123059636 gene encoding cysteine-rich receptor-like protein kinase 40, with the translated sequence MGFSDTLFVDEIKCLIRTEHHNIVRFLGYCADTHGELVPFNGSYVLAEVPQRLLCFEYVPNGNLQKYLNDKSHKDDWQIRYQMIMGICHGLNYLHNQRVNHLDLKPDNILLDACLEPKITDFGISRCFDEGISRVYTKIVRGTPGCIAPEIIDSGEITFKSDIYGLDIIIIKLLTGCNNYDFENWHTSVDMDDGPQVKTCVEIAQTCVAFNQHDRPAIGEIMQKLDNIARS